One window of Rhodothermales bacterium genomic DNA carries:
- a CDS encoding glutamate--tRNA ligase, with protein sequence MSPVRVRFAPSPTGYLHIGGLRTALYNYLLARQTGGAFVLRIEDTDRTRFVEDAEGDIRDSLAWAGLSPDESPDIGGAAGPYRQSERSALYREHADRLIASGAAYYAFDTPEEIDAMRERLKTPENPTPRYDASTRASMRNSLTLPAEEVSSLIESGTDYVVRLKVDPGATVTFQDAVRGSVTFASDVVDDQVLVKSDGLPTYHLANVVDDHFMEITHVIRGEEWLSSTPKHVLLYEALGWTAPEMAHLPLILSPTGGKLSKRAAERQGIPVLVRQYRDLGYEPEALINYLALLGWNPGDEREVFALGDLVDAFSLERVGSAGVQFDLEKLGWFNGQHIRRRSLDSLAADTGAGLRESGIEAADGYVSQVVALMQDRVGFAGELVSATGYFFRDPEEFDPNGLKKRWKDDSAELVTAYADRISELHSVDEEALEGALRGIAEERGVGAGRIIHPVRLALSGVSFGPGLFEMMAVLGKETCVRRLRAAAERLG encoded by the coding sequence ATGTCGCCTGTCCGCGTGCGATTTGCACCGAGTCCAACCGGATACCTCCACATCGGAGGTCTGCGAACGGCTCTCTACAACTACCTGCTCGCCCGCCAGACCGGGGGTGCGTTTGTGCTGCGCATTGAGGATACCGACCGCACACGCTTCGTTGAGGATGCCGAAGGCGACATCAGGGACAGCCTTGCCTGGGCGGGCCTGAGTCCGGATGAGAGCCCGGATATCGGGGGGGCGGCAGGGCCCTATCGCCAGTCTGAGCGCAGCGCGTTGTACCGTGAGCACGCCGACCGTCTGATTGCCTCCGGAGCCGCCTACTACGCGTTCGATACGCCGGAAGAAATCGATGCCATGCGGGAGCGGCTGAAAACTCCGGAGAATCCCACGCCGAGGTACGACGCCTCGACGCGCGCTTCCATGCGAAACAGCCTCACACTACCGGCGGAGGAAGTGAGCAGCCTGATCGAATCGGGCACCGACTACGTCGTGCGACTCAAGGTAGACCCGGGCGCGACTGTGACCTTTCAGGACGCGGTACGCGGCTCGGTCACGTTCGCTTCCGACGTGGTGGATGACCAGGTCCTGGTGAAGTCCGACGGATTGCCCACCTACCACCTGGCCAACGTGGTCGACGACCATTTCATGGAGATCACCCACGTGATCAGGGGCGAGGAGTGGCTGTCTTCGACGCCCAAGCACGTATTGCTCTACGAAGCGCTCGGCTGGACCGCCCCAGAGATGGCGCATCTGCCACTCATACTGAGCCCCACCGGCGGCAAACTTTCCAAGCGTGCAGCCGAGCGGCAGGGCATTCCGGTTCTCGTGCGTCAGTACCGCGATTTGGGCTACGAACCCGAGGCGCTCATCAACTACCTGGCGCTGCTGGGGTGGAATCCCGGCGACGAACGCGAGGTATTCGCGCTCGGAGACCTGGTTGACGCATTCTCGCTGGAGCGTGTCGGCAGCGCCGGAGTGCAGTTTGATCTGGAAAAGCTGGGCTGGTTCAACGGCCAGCACATTCGCCGGCGTTCCCTCGACTCCCTGGCTGCAGACACGGGGGCCGGCCTGCGCGAATCCGGTATCGAAGCTGCAGATGGATACGTCTCCCAAGTGGTTGCCCTGATGCAGGACCGCGTCGGCTTCGCAGGCGAGCTGGTCTCCGCGACGGGGTATTTCTTCCGCGATCCGGAGGAGTTCGACCCCAACGGGCTGAAGAAACGCTGGAAGGACGACTCAGCGGAGTTGGTGACGGCCTACGCGGACCGCATCTCTGAATTGCATTCGGTGGACGAGGAGGCCCTGGAAGGCGCTCTGCGCGGGATCGCTGAAGAGCGCGGTGTCGGTGCAGGGCGCATCATCCACCCTGTGAGGCTGGCGCTCAGCGGCGTTTCGTTTGGCCCCGGACTGTTCGAGATGATGGCCGTCCTGGGCAAGGAGACTTGTGTGCGCCGGCTGCGCGCCGCGGCGGAGAGACTCGGCTAG
- a CDS encoding zf-HC2 domain-containing protein, whose amino-acid sequence MTPTDLLCVADPRTRPGIEDALNGYLDGELQVAEQPTLFVHLAECASCRGRMDSVMSFRRIAREEYIAVPQQADERFMERLADLKERVDKVDRAGDREPLWQSRRSVSLGTTVFMAACLFVLGLYLPRFTAGDAAAAIVAEQEMVDLESPVFGVMNTVYVITPGVTVESARLIEGP is encoded by the coding sequence ATGACTCCGACCGATCTCCTTTGTGTTGCCGATCCCAGGACTCGTCCCGGCATCGAGGACGCCCTGAACGGCTATCTGGATGGTGAGCTTCAGGTCGCGGAGCAGCCAACGCTCTTTGTTCACCTGGCTGAGTGCGCTTCCTGTCGGGGCCGGATGGATTCGGTCATGTCGTTCAGGCGCATTGCCCGGGAGGAGTACATCGCTGTGCCGCAGCAGGCCGACGAGCGCTTCATGGAGCGACTTGCCGACTTGAAGGAGCGGGTCGACAAGGTGGATCGGGCGGGGGATCGCGAGCCGCTCTGGCAGTCACGTCGATCGGTCAGCCTGGGTACCACCGTGTTTATGGCGGCTTGCCTGTTCGTATTGGGTTTGTACCTGCCAAGGTTTACGGCGGGCGATGCGGCCGCAGCCATCGTGGCTGAGCAGGAAATGGTGGACCTTGAGTCTCCCGTGTTCGGCGTAATGAATACGGTCTACGTGATCACGCCCGGTGTCACTGTGGAGTCCGCCCGTCTGATAGAAGGCCCCTAG
- a CDS encoding RNA polymerase sigma factor — MSGDQPLIEAFQSGDEFAFVSLYNRYKGPVYAFCVKMLSDREVAADVMQDTFLRLYEHRDRLMKTSSFKSWLFTIARNQCLNTMRRDRRLVGMGDHIAELEADSTPIQHMEKSERIALVGAFLMKLSPDYREVLILREYQNLSYEEIAAVTRSTVSAVKSRLFKARRKLAKLMQPVLAEPIPKGASARRAEA; from the coding sequence ATGTCGGGAGATCAGCCCCTGATCGAGGCTTTTCAGTCCGGAGACGAATTCGCGTTCGTGTCCCTCTACAATCGTTACAAAGGACCCGTATACGCCTTCTGCGTCAAGATGCTTTCCGACCGGGAAGTCGCCGCTGACGTGATGCAGGACACGTTCCTCAGACTCTACGAACATCGGGACCGACTCATGAAGACATCGAGCTTCAAGTCCTGGCTGTTCACCATCGCCCGAAACCAGTGCCTGAATACCATGCGCCGTGACAGGCGCCTGGTCGGCATGGGTGATCACATCGCGGAGCTGGAGGCGGACTCCACGCCCATCCAGCACATGGAGAAGAGCGAGCGCATCGCGCTGGTCGGGGCCTTCCTCATGAAGCTGAGCCCGGACTACCGAGAGGTGCTCATTCTTCGCGAGTACCAGAACCTTTCCTACGAGGAGATAGCAGCGGTCACGCGCTCCACGGTGAGCGCCGTCAAGTCTCGTCTTTTCAAGGCACGCCGCAAGCTGGCCAAACTGATGCAGCCGGTGCTGGCTGAACCCATTCCAAAGGGCGCCTCGGCGCGGAGGGCGGAAGCATGA